From Pan troglodytes isolate AG18354 chromosome 1, NHGRI_mPanTro3-v2.0_pri, whole genome shotgun sequence:
GGAACCAAAAGCTTAATCATAAAAGGATTTCCagaggaaaaaagcaaagaatatgtaatttccaattatatttttctaaatcataATTTACAGATACATCAGCTCAGATCCAAGCTCCTCTTGGATCCTAACATTAGAGGTAAAAACTGGGGAAAATTTTCTAGAAGACACAAGATTAGGATGTACTAAGAAGTGTCTGAAGAGAATCAATTCCAGCTTCCACAAAATACTTAAAACTAAGAGCTAGAACTTCCCCTAGCCTACCAGCAGAGCAGGTCACTTGTTAATCTGGACTGTATAGATGAACTTCAGAGGGTCTATGAACCCCTTGAAATTACACTCACAATTCTGTGCTTATGGAATGAGAAATTTCCTGAAGTCAATCTATAGCTATCAGCTGATTCATAAAAGGATCCAAGAACCAAAAAAGATTAAGAGCTGCTCCTCTATCTGAGCAACACAAGTAAGACAGCAACTGATGACCCACAGCTATTTAATACACAGCAAAAATGTGGACAGCTTTCACAGCCTCAAAAGACATTCAAAAGATAaacaacaaacatgtaaatatatttaaatttgtttttactaaaaacaaatatttttactgGAAGCTAACAGATCAAATACCTTTAGGAAAATCTAAAGCAATGTTTAAATATTCCTTCCTGCCTAAACCTAAGAGGATTTTCTGATCTACCATGCTACAAATTTCTACAAGAATGCACCTCTATAGAAGGAAATGCAGCCTAAGCCCTTTGTAAAGAACTCCACAGCAATAATATTACTGCTCAAATCtattgcttttattgtttttaagtaaGCGGTGGTATATgtcatctttttaaatgtttattttgggaAGATCTTATAGAAAATGGCACCCTGAAACTTTCAGCTCTATGTCccaaaaattatctttcaagaaTCTGATGAAGTTTCTTAAAGAAActcttaaaaatgaagataatatacCTGGCCTAAAtcaaaacaatctgaaaaatggaTGTGTCCCAGTGGAAAGACTCAAGTCTTTTCAAGTTTATCAGAAATGCCACTATACACCACTGTACTATATGTCGAGGAGGATGGATATCCAAAGGTATCATCTGTTGACAGTTTCTGATGGTCTCAGGTATATCCTATAATCACTGGTTACTATGCATCATTTCTTGTAGATAAATGGTATTCATGTGATAAGCTGCCATCCAACTTGGATGTCTCTGAGCATTCCAATAATATGAATGAGAAGCGGCAGCATAATATTCTTGCCATGCCCTGTAGTAAGCTCTCCAGTACTCCTCATAATCCTGATAGGTATCAGAAAAACTCAGATGTGTTTCCCTATGACAGTCATACCAATCATCTTCCTGGGCTTCAGTCTGCAATCTGAAGGGAGACCGCCTGGGTAGGTTTCTCCGGCTCTGCTTAGCTCTCTGGCTAGCCCCCTCTTTAAGTCTTGTCTTCATCTGGATTCCAGGTGATTCTTGATATTTCTCTGGATTGGGGGTGTCACTTCCATTTGGTGGTTGTTCCAAAGGAATACGATCATCCACAGGAGTAGATTCAGAGTCTTTCAGCTGATTATCAGAAGAGCCTTCCAAGTATGACTTATTTCCTTTGCTCTGGGAAGAGGTTCTTGAGCTGTAAGAATCACTGTCACTCTCAGAGTCTCCAGATTGGCTACTACTTGCCAATACAGGGACTCTCTGTTCAGTAACTTTATTTCTCACAAAACCATTTTGAGGATTCACAGTCTGATCCCCAGGGCCTGTGTAGTGCCTGATGATTTCCACAGGTTTCTCTAACCCCTCTTTAATATAATGTTCATAATCCTCTACCAATTCAGCAAAAGTCAACGTGTATGGCTGATGGATTTTAAAGGAAGACAGACAAGGAATCTGGGGGAGTGACACAGGTAAAGCTTCTTTGACCTGGTGCTGACCGTTGGTGGAGTTTTCAACGGGAGTCTGAACAGAATTCTTCATTTGCTCTTCGGATTGCCTGTCACAGCCCAGTTCTTTTGGTGACGTTGCTTTTTCTATGATTCCACATTCTGAGTGGCTTTTCACAGGAAGCTTTTGTTtggtattattttttgatttgacTGATAGTCCAGATACAGAATTATTTCTAGAGGAAGCCATGTGGTCACCATGAGCTTTCTGAATTTGAAGGGTTCTCTCTATTTTCTGAATTTGCTTTTTTAAGGGTTGGTTAGGTACACTTGCTATACCATACGTATGCACAGCAGCTTTAACTTCCACATCCCAATCCACACATTCTTCCATCAGACCAGAAGGAATGGGATCtacataaaaaggaagaaaaatgtattaaaattctCAAGCTACTCTAGACTACTGTTTTCTGAATGATTTCATAAAGTTTTCTatgatcaaatacatttaagaaacaaTATGCAAATATACTAAGATGTTTAAtagatataatatttttaaagactgaagCAATCCTGTAATAAAGAAACCTGCCTAAGAAATATGTAAGACCCATCCCATACTCACAAGCACTATCTCCCCTCACTCTCACTAGAAAAAGAGCTTACTCTAGGAGTAATGTACAAGCCTGCAACAATTCTCCcatcttttctctcctccctctccacagCCCCTCCCCTTTATCTCAATACTTCTGACAGCAAAACAAGATATTAGAAAATGGATTGTGCTCCCCAAAGCTTATCGACTAGGAAATAATACAACTGCAACTCTGTACACCCAACTAAATCTGTCACCCAATATTCCAACAGGGAGAAATCACTGCCCTTAACAATAAAGAGAAAACCTCTATAGTGGAAAAAAACTAGATGACTATGAAAAGATCTGTGACTATGAAAATTAGAAAtgacatttctaatttttaaaaaatttgctggcTTCAACCCTCTAAATTTTCTATTCCATCCAGATGTGACAATTTGCTTCCCGCACTCAGACCTTTCAAAGTATGATCAATTTTTGTCTTGGGCAGACAAGATATATCAAGCCCCTGCTTTACAAAGATCTTGCCTGTTGTTGCTATTTATGCTCCATGTTATCTATAAATCCCACAGGTCTGGATACTTCAATGAAGTCTCTTGATCCTTTGCTGAACAGATtctatgattaaaactctcattCCTACCCAGCTGATATCCCTTGCTTGCCTAGTCCTATAATACAGGCCAATTTCCCTCCTAGTTCTGCCCCAGGAAACTCATCTGAACATCTGTTGTTACACAAGTTCCCAGTCCAATATAGACCTAACAGCATGAATATCATTTTCTCATGATTTCAGGGCCCTGTTAACATTACATAAAGATCCAAATATATCATTTTCCAGTATCCAAAGGCAATTTTTATCACTAGATGCTATGATATTGAATCCTACAAGAAGTCTTAACCCTCTTCTaccaattttcaatttttttcccataTCAGACTACGAATAGACTTATACACAGAAAGAACTGACAGTTTTAGAACTGACATAGAGCCTAAAGACCATTTACTCTAAAGTACTTTGCAAATCAGAACTCTAAGCTTACAGCAATTACAGAGATTTGTAAAagatcataaaatgagttattacTAACCCGATCTACTAGAATACATAGAACTCCCAGATCTGTGCTTAATCTAGCTCTGTAAAATAATTAAAGTCGGTAAAATACTCaattatatttattcaataaCTACATATCCCATATTCTGCAAAGTCatgtatatactatatgtgtatttttctttttttttttgagactgagtctcgcactttcgcccaggctggagtgcaatggcggatcttggctcactgcaagctccacctcccaggttcatgccattctccggcctcagccttccaagtagctgggactacagacacccaccatcatgcccggctaattttctgtatttttttttagtagagacagggtttcaccgtgttagccaggatggtcttgatctcctgacctcgtcatccgcccgcctcagcctcccaaagtgctggcattacaggcgtgacctatatgtgtatttttctatATAGACATACATCTATATATGAATAGACACTATTTATAGTGCACATTTTCTGTATAACATGCACATCAAAAATGCCATATTTCCACTCAAgggtttttcagaattttttgtttttaagagatcaTTACTAGTTTTAAACATGCGTTGTTTCCAAGAGGGCACTTAAAAAGAAGCAGAACAAATGACTGAActgaaatcaaaagaaaacatttcactCCAATTTTTCAAAATACTATTCAAATTAAAGATGCTGTTCTTTCCACATGGTGACAAAGGAGAATATGGCGAGAATTACCTTCACGGCAATTTAAGAGGTAAAATATCCCCCCTTGTatcaaagaataaaatcaaattgCAAAGCCACTAACTAATAAAATAGAGCTAACATagctctcatttttcttttttttttttttgagacggagtttcactcttgttgcccaggttggagtgcaatggcttgatttcagctcactgcaacctccacctcctgggttcaagcgattctcctgcctcagcctcccaagtagttgggattacaggcacctgccaccacgcccagctaatttttgtatttttagtagagaagaggtttcaccacattgaccaggctcgtcttgaactcctgacctcaggtgatccacctgtcctggcctcccaaagtgctgagattacaggcgtgagccactgcgcctagccagcTCTCATTTTTCATGTGCCAGTGGTTAGCTTGCACTCCTCTCCGTGCTACTTACTAGCTGTAACACCTTTACTTACCCTCTCTATGTCTAAATATCCTCATCTACAAAACAATTGCACACACCTCATAGGAGTGTGGTGAGAAGTAAATGAGTTAACGTACATACAGGACTGGGAACAGTACCCAGCACATCATAAGCACtctgttagctattattattatttttattatgcttatcaccactataattattttgaaataatgaaacAGATGAAATGTACCTGGTAAAGGGAGAAGGTTGATATTACATTTCTGGGCAATTCTCATCatcatattttcttcctctccctggcAACAGTAGGTCACTGTCAGCCCCAATGTACCTAAAGCAGAGAGAATGTTAGGTAGTAAatcattttcacaaaaataatattcaaagCCCACCTGTCACATTATAGATCCCTCCCCTTAAAGAAAgcactcaaacttttttttttttttttaccaaaacgGCCAGCTCTCCCAATCCGATGCATGTATGTCTCCCAATCCAATGGTACATCCAGATTTACAACCAGATTCACCTTCTCAGCATCAATCCCACGAGAAGTCTTGAATTGAAGAAGATAGCAATTATTTGTTTGCATTAACTGTACAGCATGGATACCAATGCATATTATATTCTTCCAGTACAGCCAAGAGACAAATTAAGAACTGAATACTGAGgagcagaggaaaaggaaattcATTCCTAATGACTAATTTCAAGGACAAAGATAAACatattaaagacatttttaagaaaGTATTTTCCTCAGCACTGGAAAGATAATTATCTTCTGGTATTCTTGTTAGATACGcctacataaaataatatatgaaatctGTACATCTGATAATAGAACATATGTCAAGATGGATTAGTCACCCAAACTGAATAGGAAATTTACCAAATCTGTGGAAATGAGGACTCTGCAATGAAAGTGCTTCAGTTTAGCCATAGCATCAAGACGCTGATTCTGATTCATATTGCCTAAAAGGACCCCAAAAGAAAGTCACATAAAAACAACTAAGCTAATACATATTTATCCAatccacaaaaagtaaaaagcataACACCCAGTCTTAACACTTTTAATACACCAACCACAGTTAATTCTGTCCTTCTGTGCAAATCTAGGTTAAGATCCAAAGTTAAAATCTTTTAAACTATGGTTTAGGCAATCAACTTGAAATTCAAAAATCAATCCTAAATAGTGATCAGGCCATGCCTGAATATATAACATTCTATTTGCAAAGTTACATATGAAGTATAACTAGCAAttcttaggaaaataaaaatgctttaatcAGCTGTTTATAATTTGGTGTTAAAGTGTGATCTATAGTTTAAGTATTGGTTCATTAGAAAATAGTCTCCCCAGTATCTCGTGATATACCATAACTAAACAAGCTCATGCCAACAGGTTAAAAATTAAGCTGACACCAAACAAAACTCTAAAAAGGATCTCACTGATCAAAAAATCCTTCGACTCTTTCATTCTTATTATGCCAGCAGTAATCATTTAACTTTGCAGCAAGAACTCAATCACTTTTGCCTTCCACAAAACCATAAAACAGTCAATTCAGTTAGCAATCTCCAGCATT
This genomic window contains:
- the DDX20 gene encoding probable ATP-dependent RNA helicase DDX20, whose protein sequence is MAAAFEASGALAAVASAMPAEHVAVEVPAPEPTPGPVRILRTAQDLSSPRTRTGDVLLAEPADFESLLLSRPVLEGLRAAGFERPSPVQLKAIPLGRCGLDLIVQAKSGTGKTCVFSTIALDSLVLENLSTQILILAPTREIAVQIHSVITAIGIKMEGLECHVFIGGTPLSQDKTRLKKCHIAVGSPGRIKQLIELDYLNPGSIRLFILDEADKLLEEGSFQEQINWIYSSLPASKQMLAVSATYPEFLANALTKYMRDPTFVRLNSSDPSLIGLKQYYKVVNSYPLAHKVFEEKTQHLQELFSRIPFNQALVFSNLHSRAQHLADILSSKGFPAECISGNMNQNQRLDAMAKLKHFHCRVLISTDLTSRGIDAEKVNLVVNLDVPLDWETYMHRIGRAGRFGTLGLTVTYCCQGEEENMMMRIAQKCNINLLPLPDPIPSGLMEECVDWDVEVKAAVHTYGIASVPNQPLKKQIQKIERTLQIQKAHGDHMASSRNNSVSGLSVKSKNNTKQKLPVKSHSECGIIEKATSPKELGCDRQSEEQMKNSVQTPVENSTNGQHQVKEALPVSLPQIPCLSSFKIHQPYTLTFAELVEDYEHYIKEGLEKPVEIIRHYTGPGDQTVNPQNGFVRNKVTEQRVPVLASSSQSGDSESDSDSYSSRTSSQSKGNKSYLEGSSDNQLKDSESTPVDDRIPLEQPPNGSDTPNPEKYQESPGIQMKTRLKEGASQRAKQSRRNLPRRSPFRLQTEAQEDDWYDCHRETHLSFSDTYQDYEEYWRAYYRAWQEYYAAASHSYYWNAQRHPSWMAAYHMNTIYLQEMMHSNQ